The following coding sequences lie in one Halorarum halophilum genomic window:
- a CDS encoding succinylglutamate desuccinylase/aspartoacylase family protein — MAEYTRDRVTLARLPSGVAVETTVHTYGDGDPVVYAQAAQHGREINGSAALRRLHDELEGVELNGTLHAVPVADPLTFDAVSYTTPEAYDSVNPNMNRCWPGDPDGSLHERMAAALWEYAGDADHIVDLHTGSPEMLTHTVYLKGDEGCRELAEAFGTDLLLAEAAGEDADDEWEKRSFGGKLRVAATREGIPSITPELAHNKELVEDAIDAGVTGMKRVLRHTGVLDDGEPVPDWDGTRARNHLGRVKASDSGLFRAADGLAIGDEVEEGDYVGEVFDPTTYETLHEAHADRSGIVYSVAREATVTAGQTLVGVAIRLD; from the coding sequence ATGGCCGAGTACACACGCGACCGCGTCACGCTGGCCCGACTCCCGTCCGGCGTCGCCGTCGAGACGACCGTCCACACCTACGGCGACGGCGACCCGGTGGTGTACGCGCAGGCCGCCCAGCACGGCCGCGAGATCAACGGGAGCGCCGCGCTCCGGCGCCTGCACGACGAGCTGGAGGGGGTGGAGTTGAACGGCACCCTCCACGCCGTCCCCGTCGCGGACCCGCTCACCTTCGACGCCGTCTCCTACACCACGCCCGAGGCGTACGACTCGGTGAACCCCAACATGAACCGCTGCTGGCCGGGCGACCCCGACGGCAGCCTCCACGAGCGCATGGCCGCCGCGCTGTGGGAGTACGCCGGCGACGCGGACCACATCGTCGACCTCCACACCGGGAGCCCGGAGATGCTCACCCATACGGTATACCTGAAGGGCGACGAGGGCTGCCGGGAGCTCGCGGAGGCGTTCGGCACGGACCTCCTGCTCGCCGAGGCCGCGGGCGAGGACGCCGACGACGAGTGGGAGAAGCGGAGCTTCGGCGGGAAGCTCCGCGTCGCCGCGACGAGGGAGGGGATCCCCTCGATCACGCCCGAACTCGCGCACAACAAGGAACTCGTCGAGGACGCCATCGACGCGGGCGTGACGGGGATGAAGCGCGTGCTCCGGCACACAGGGGTCCTCGACGACGGGGAGCCGGTGCCCGACTGGGACGGCACCCGCGCCCGGAACCACCTCGGGCGCGTGAAGGCGAGCGACTCGGGGCTGTTCCGGGCGGCAGACGGGCTGGCGATCGGCGACGAGGTCGAGGAGGGCGACTACGTCGGCGAGGTGTTCGACCCGACGACCTACGAGACGCTCCACGAGGCGCACGCTGACCGCTCCGGGATCGTGTACTCGGTCGCGCGGGAGGCGACCGTGACGGCGGGCCAGACGCTCGTGGGCGTAGCGATCCGGCTGGACTGA
- a CDS encoding glycoside hydrolase family 2 protein, with translation MDNRSSGEAGASAESDYRAETDVTGTWQFATDPDGVGRDEAWYEPDVGWPDEAHTVDVPHAWQERDDYREYTGTAWYRRTVEHEDGDGDRAVLTFGAVDYETTVWVNGERVGSNRGGYLPFSFDVTDALRAGENVVVVEVVDPDDISEIPHGKQGAPWYQRVSGIWQDVTLSVVPPTRVEDIRVTPDLEADVARVDVGVTTGAGDVTDATDDGATPASDGLDGLTATVTVLDDGEPVGDATVEVVEDGDENKDGDDGRKGTATATVSVPDADYWTPESPTLYDVTVELSRDGDVLDRHGDYFGMRSVESRNGRLFLNGEPFTMRGALDQGYYPGTLYRPFDDALFEEEIRTAKELGFNLLRKHIKPAHPEFLELADRLGILVWEEPANPTVHTQRSKREVREQIRGLIDRDYNRPSVVVWSLYNEEWGIGNPQGLDEETSLWEDEAKQGYLADLYEEAKAWDPTRLVCDNSGWAHVATDVNDYHRYFVSPDRADAWAADIDAMTSAPEENYAATETDPAEAPLIVSEFGTWGMCDLPAIEEFYGGTPPWFDYDFFDHPIKRPAGAYERFEGTTLPAVFEDWGALATAWQEREYRSIKDVIERMRVDDGVAGYVITEFSDIEWEFNGILDYRREEKAFHDDFARVNDDVLVRIDVADHVVSAGETLAADVVVCNDTTDAIDDELEWSLFGRSGSVAVTLDGFGTARVSDAIQVEVPSVDEPTTGTLAASLPAAPPNEERITVVPSPDADPEIAVYADAESILAALEDAGFASAPTLAAADVAVLTDPDADARVHVEDGGDVLVVPDGDGHVADGQFFEYRDLPEEESWNLVACLFYRDDEALAPLVDEVPGWEFEGLYPYDVVADVTREDDVRVGYVEGWIANWSAAAVTREFGEGSATAFTFRVAGAGSDQPVGVASLAALIEDVASN, from the coding sequence ATGGACAACCGATCGAGCGGGGAAGCCGGCGCGAGCGCGGAGTCCGACTACCGGGCGGAGACCGACGTAACCGGGACCTGGCAGTTCGCGACGGATCCCGACGGGGTCGGCAGGGACGAGGCGTGGTACGAGCCGGACGTCGGCTGGCCGGACGAGGCCCACACGGTCGACGTCCCCCACGCGTGGCAGGAACGCGACGACTATCGCGAGTACACCGGGACCGCGTGGTACCGCCGAACCGTCGAACACGAGGACGGCGACGGCGACCGGGCGGTGCTGACGTTCGGTGCCGTCGACTACGAGACGACCGTCTGGGTGAACGGCGAGCGCGTCGGCTCGAACCGTGGGGGGTACCTCCCGTTCTCGTTCGACGTCACCGACGCGCTGCGGGCCGGCGAGAACGTGGTCGTCGTCGAGGTCGTCGACCCCGACGACATCAGCGAGATCCCGCACGGGAAACAGGGCGCGCCGTGGTACCAGCGCGTCAGCGGGATCTGGCAGGACGTGACCCTCTCGGTCGTACCCCCGACCCGCGTCGAGGACATCAGGGTGACGCCCGACCTCGAGGCGGACGTCGCCCGCGTCGATGTCGGGGTGACGACGGGGGCAGGCGACGTGACGGACGCGACCGACGACGGCGCGACACCCGCGTCCGATGGACTCGACGGCCTCACCGCCACGGTCACCGTCCTCGACGACGGGGAACCGGTCGGGGACGCGACCGTCGAGGTCGTCGAGGACGGGGACGAAAACAAGGACGGGGACGACGGCCGGAAGGGGACGGCGACCGCGACGGTGTCCGTCCCGGACGCCGACTACTGGACCCCGGAGTCGCCGACGCTGTACGACGTGACCGTCGAACTGTCCCGCGACGGCGACGTCCTCGACCGGCACGGCGACTACTTCGGGATGCGGAGCGTCGAGTCGCGGAACGGGCGACTGTTCCTCAACGGCGAACCGTTCACGATGCGGGGCGCGCTCGATCAGGGGTACTACCCGGGGACGCTGTACCGGCCGTTCGACGACGCGCTGTTCGAGGAGGAGATACGGACGGCGAAGGAACTCGGCTTCAACCTGCTGCGCAAGCACATCAAGCCGGCCCACCCCGAGTTCCTGGAACTGGCCGACAGGCTCGGCATCCTCGTCTGGGAGGAGCCTGCGAACCCGACCGTGCACACCCAGCGGTCGAAACGCGAGGTCCGCGAGCAGATCCGCGGGCTGATCGACCGGGACTACAACCGGCCGAGCGTGGTCGTCTGGAGCCTCTACAACGAGGAGTGGGGCATCGGCAACCCGCAGGGGCTCGATGAGGAGACCTCGCTGTGGGAGGACGAGGCGAAGCAGGGGTACCTCGCCGACCTGTACGAGGAGGCGAAGGCGTGGGACCCGACCCGCCTCGTCTGCGACAACTCCGGGTGGGCCCACGTCGCCACCGACGTCAACGACTACCACCGCTACTTCGTGAGCCCCGACCGGGCGGACGCCTGGGCCGCCGACATCGACGCGATGACGTCGGCGCCCGAGGAGAACTACGCGGCGACGGAGACCGACCCGGCGGAGGCCCCGCTGATCGTCTCCGAGTTCGGCACCTGGGGGATGTGCGACCTCCCCGCCATCGAGGAGTTCTACGGCGGGACGCCCCCCTGGTTCGACTACGACTTCTTCGACCACCCGATCAAGCGCCCCGCGGGCGCGTACGAGCGGTTCGAGGGGACGACGCTTCCGGCCGTCTTCGAAGACTGGGGGGCGCTCGCGACGGCGTGGCAGGAGCGCGAGTACCGGTCGATCAAGGACGTCATCGAGCGGATGCGCGTCGACGACGGCGTCGCCGGCTACGTCATCACGGAGTTCTCCGACATCGAGTGGGAGTTCAACGGGATCCTGGACTACCGCCGGGAGGAGAAGGCGTTCCACGACGACTTCGCGCGCGTCAACGACGACGTGCTCGTCCGGATCGACGTGGCGGACCACGTCGTCAGCGCGGGGGAGACGCTCGCCGCGGACGTCGTCGTGTGCAACGACACGACCGACGCCATCGACGACGAACTCGAGTGGTCACTGTTCGGGCGGTCCGGGTCGGTCGCGGTGACGCTCGACGGCTTCGGGACCGCGCGCGTCAGCGACGCGATACAGGTGGAGGTCCCGTCGGTCGACGAACCGACGACGGGCACCCTCGCCGCGTCGCTGCCGGCGGCCCCGCCGAACGAGGAACGGATCACCGTCGTCCCCTCCCCCGATGCGGATCCCGAGATCGCGGTGTACGCGGACGCCGAGTCGATCTTGGCGGCCCTGGAGGACGCCGGGTTCGCGTCGGCGCCGACGCTCGCGGCGGCCGACGTCGCCGTCCTCACCGACCCCGACGCCGATGCCCGCGTCCACGTCGAGGACGGCGGCGACGTCCTGGTCGTGCCCGACGGGGACGGCCACGTGGCCGACGGGCAGTTCTTCGAGTACCGCGACCTCCCGGAGGAGGAGAGCTGGAACCTCGTCGCGTGCCTGTTCTACCGGGACGACGAGGCGCTCGCGCCGCTCGTCGACGAGGTGCCCGGCTGGGAGTTCGAGGGGCTGTACCCCTACGACGTCGTCGCCGACGTCACCCGTGAGGACGACGTACGCGTTGGCTACGTGGAGGGCTGGATCGCGAACTGGTCGGCTGCGGCGGTCACGCGGGAGTTCGGGGAGGGGAGCGCGACCGCGTTCACGTTCAGGGTCGCGGGCGCCGGGAGCGACCAGCCCGTCGGCGTGGCCTCCCTCGCCGCGCTGATCGAGGACGTGGCGTCGAACTGA
- a CDS encoding Gfo/Idh/MocA family protein, with amino-acid sequence MTVDFAFIGAGGIASIHLDYLADRTDASVVGVCDVDESTAESVARAHGAEAFTDHRDLYESLDFDAVVVGIPPFAHADQERLAVEHGVDLFVEKPLALDAATPRENERAIAESEILTQVGHMNRYAESVQRADELIGDRTLSLVDGRWWCGVPDTAWWRVADRSGGQVLEQATHTYDLVRYFAGDIDAVHAVGGQRVNTDVIDFPDATSASMIHENGVTSHVSATSTAVETDLTVDLVGDGFQLELDPPADRLVGMVDGEPVEFEGGGRRYEREMDAFVEAVRTRDGTLLRSPYADARRTFETTLAVNRALDAGEPQVVEQ; translated from the coding sequence ATGACGGTGGACTTCGCCTTCATCGGCGCCGGCGGTATCGCCTCGATACACCTCGACTATCTCGCTGACCGAACGGACGCGTCGGTCGTCGGCGTCTGCGACGTCGACGAGTCGACCGCCGAGTCGGTCGCACGGGCCCACGGCGCGGAGGCGTTCACGGACCACCGCGACCTCTACGAGTCGCTCGATTTCGACGCCGTCGTCGTCGGAATCCCGCCGTTCGCACACGCGGACCAGGAGCGCCTCGCGGTCGAGCACGGCGTCGACCTCTTCGTCGAGAAGCCCCTCGCACTCGACGCCGCGACCCCCCGCGAGAACGAACGGGCGATCGCGGAGTCGGAGATACTCACCCAGGTCGGTCACATGAACCGCTACGCGGAGTCGGTCCAGCGGGCGGACGAACTGATCGGGGACCGGACGCTCTCGCTCGTCGACGGGCGGTGGTGGTGCGGCGTCCCCGACACGGCCTGGTGGCGCGTCGCGGACCGGTCCGGGGGCCAGGTGCTCGAACAGGCCACGCACACCTACGACCTCGTCCGGTACTTCGCCGGCGACATCGACGCGGTCCACGCGGTCGGGGGCCAGCGCGTGAACACCGACGTCATCGACTTCCCGGACGCGACCTCGGCGTCGATGATCCACGAGAACGGCGTCACGAGCCACGTCTCCGCGACGTCGACCGCGGTCGAGACCGACCTCACGGTCGACCTGGTCGGCGACGGGTTCCAGCTCGAACTCGACCCGCCCGCGGACCGACTCGTCGGGATGGTCGACGGGGAACCGGTCGAGTTCGAGGGGGGCGGCCGGAGGTACGAGCGGGAGATGGACGCGTTCGTCGAGGCCGTGCGGACGCGCGACGGGACGCTGCTCCGGTCGCCGTACGCGGACGCGCGGCGGACGTTCGAGACGACGCTGGCCGTCAACCGGGCGCTCGACGCCGGGGAGCCCCAGGTGGTCGAGCAGTGA
- a CDS encoding HpcH/HpaI aldolase family protein: MPTGEIRRRLLDGETVVGTFQLLDSAMVSEMIGIAGMDFVVYDQEHGPLTAETTLELSAAAQNRGIAPIVRVRSNEEAEIQRALDIGSAGVQVPQVETSEDARAAVEAARFDPIGSRGLSKYVRAGDYWGSETYTDEQNEDVLLVVQVEGKRGVDNIDEILAVEGIDAVFLGPYDLSQSLGIPGQVTHERVEALMEEVCERAAETDTAVGAYADTPEIANRWIDAGVQYVTLGVEASLFTSHLETLADAVDVPEQ, translated from the coding sequence ATGCCCACTGGTGAGATTCGACGCCGGTTACTAGACGGTGAAACCGTCGTCGGAACGTTCCAACTGCTCGACTCGGCGATGGTGTCCGAGATGATCGGGATCGCTGGGATGGACTTCGTCGTCTACGACCAGGAACACGGTCCCCTCACCGCGGAGACGACGCTCGAACTCTCGGCGGCCGCCCAGAATCGCGGGATCGCGCCCATCGTGCGCGTTCGGTCGAACGAGGAGGCCGAGATCCAGCGGGCGCTCGACATCGGGTCGGCCGGCGTCCAGGTGCCGCAGGTCGAGACCAGCGAGGACGCTCGGGCGGCCGTCGAGGCGGCGCGGTTCGACCCCATCGGGAGCCGCGGGCTCTCCAAGTACGTCCGCGCCGGCGACTACTGGGGGAGCGAGACGTACACCGACGAGCAGAACGAGGACGTCCTGCTCGTCGTGCAGGTGGAGGGGAAGCGCGGCGTCGACAACATCGACGAGATCCTCGCCGTGGAGGGGATCGACGCGGTGTTCCTCGGTCCCTACGACCTCTCGCAGTCGCTCGGCATCCCCGGCCAGGTGACCCACGAGCGGGTCGAGGCGCTGATGGAGGAGGTGTGCGAGCGCGCCGCCGAGACCGACACCGCCGTCGGCGCGTACGCGGACACCCCGGAGATCGCCAACCGCTGGATCGACGCCGGGGTCCAGTACGTCACGCTGGGCGTGGAGGCGTCGCTGTTCACCTCGCACCTGGAGACGCTCGCCGACGCGGTCGACGTGCCGGAGCAGTAA
- a CDS encoding DUF5789 family protein — translation MADDKRGRDKQAQDAERRQRERDIAAELERGDETEPPTDEAELDEFETELDSLTFPATGSEVVAAVGDREVESVEGAYTVEELVPDTDEERFDSPAAVRVRVQRPTIAAAMKRIVEASETLRNEELGGSQREAYEKTLRELKAIDADDEDEGIAATTDWIVERIRDKEKLPGSRAVRRQAAKFCRSNGYEVRNDDWLGV, via the coding sequence ATGGCAGACGACAAACGCGGCCGGGACAAGCAAGCGCAGGACGCCGAGAGACGCCAGCGTGAGCGCGATATCGCCGCGGAGCTCGAACGCGGGGACGAGACGGAGCCGCCGACCGACGAGGCGGAGCTCGACGAGTTCGAGACGGAACTCGACTCCCTGACGTTCCCGGCGACGGGGAGCGAGGTCGTCGCTGCGGTCGGCGACCGGGAGGTCGAATCGGTCGAGGGGGCCTACACCGTCGAGGAACTCGTTCCGGACACGGACGAGGAGCGGTTCGACTCGCCCGCCGCCGTCCGCGTGCGGGTACAGCGGCCGACGATCGCCGCGGCCATGAAACGGATCGTGGAGGCGAGCGAGACGCTCCGGAACGAGGAGCTCGGCGGGTCACAGCGGGAGGCCTACGAGAAGACGCTCAGGGAACTCAAAGCGATCGACGCCGACGACGAGGACGAGGGGATCGCAGCCACCACCGACTGGATCGTAGAGCGGATCCGCGACAAAGAGAAGCTCCCGGGGTCCCGGGCGGTACGCCGGCAAGCGGCGAAGTTCTGCCGGTCGAACGGATACGAGGTCCGGAACGACGACTGGCTCGGCGTCTAG
- a CDS encoding ferredoxin, with the protein MSDPDAKVQTASDYGGDGPPVEEKPYKIIFEANACFGAGKCAEVADNWEMDIASGMARPKSYYVGEDDLDENLRAAEVCPAKKDVGCIHVVDRRTDEELAPNPHGDGTLSVDW; encoded by the coding sequence ATGAGCGACCCGGACGCCAAGGTGCAGACCGCGAGCGACTACGGGGGGGACGGCCCCCCCGTCGAGGAGAAGCCGTACAAGATCATCTTCGAGGCGAACGCCTGCTTCGGCGCCGGCAAGTGCGCCGAAGTGGCGGACAACTGGGAGATGGACATCGCCTCCGGGATGGCCCGACCGAAGTCGTACTACGTCGGCGAGGACGACCTCGACGAGAACCTCCGCGCGGCCGAGGTGTGCCCCGCGAAGAAGGACGTCGGCTGCATCCACGTCGTCGACCGCCGGACCGACGAGGAACTCGCGCCGAACCCCCACGGCGACGGCACCCTGAGCGTCGACTGGTAA
- a CDS encoding peptidylprolyl isomerase, giving the protein MSDDLPTATLHTNHGDITVELYADRAPRTVENFVGLAQGADDYDSAEPGPGTGAWEDPESGEKRIDPLYDDVVFHRIISDFMIQGGDPTGTGRGGPGYEFDDEFHDELRHDDEGILSMANSGPNTNGSQFFITLGAQPHLDDRHSVFGKVVDGMDVVREIGSVPTGRNDQPREDVVLESVTIKE; this is encoded by the coding sequence ATGAGTGACGACTTGCCGACGGCGACGTTGCACACGAACCACGGCGACATCACGGTCGAACTGTACGCCGACCGTGCCCCGCGCACGGTCGAGAACTTCGTCGGCCTCGCGCAGGGCGCCGACGACTACGACTCCGCCGAACCCGGCCCCGGCACGGGCGCCTGGGAGGACCCCGAGTCGGGAGAGAAGCGGATCGACCCGCTGTACGACGACGTCGTCTTCCACCGGATCATCTCGGACTTCATGATCCAGGGCGGCGACCCGACCGGGACGGGACGCGGCGGCCCCGGGTACGAGTTCGACGACGAGTTCCACGACGAGCTCCGCCACGACGACGAGGGGATCCTCTCGATGGCGAACTCCGGTCCGAACACGAACGGCTCGCAGTTCTTCATCACGCTCGGCGCCCAGCCGCACCTCGACGACCGGCACTCGGTGTTCGGCAAGGTCGTCGACGGCATGGACGTCGTCCGGGAGATCGGCTCGGTCCCGACCGGCCGGAACGATCAGCCGCGGGAGGACGTCGTCCTCGAATCGGTGACGATCAAGGAGTGA
- the ahbB gene encoding siroheme decarboxylase subunit beta encodes MRALEDEGWREGLDEIDARLVDDYQSGFPVVERPFRVVGEELGIPEEEAVERVRVLYDRGVFRRFGAVLNPPVIGSSTLAAVRAPEDRFAEIAAVINGFRQVNHNYRRDHEWNMWFVVTASTRERRDGILAEIEERTGCDVLNLPMLTDFYIDLEFPVFNDDAFARESIEHTEASATRISEDAVGGLTDLEARVLLEIQDGFPLSATPYRDVANAVGADVTDVLAAVERLRAGGCIKRIGCVVNHVVTGFRNNCMVVWDVPDDRLDELGERVGELPFVTLCYHRPRRPELGWNYSLFTMVHGREAEAVDAKIDELAAEYLPFDHERLYSTETLKQTGAQYEDLVGAE; translated from the coding sequence ATGCGCGCACTGGAGGACGAGGGCTGGCGCGAGGGCCTCGACGAGATCGACGCCCGCCTCGTCGACGACTACCAGAGCGGCTTCCCCGTCGTCGAGCGGCCGTTCCGGGTCGTCGGCGAGGAGCTCGGCATCCCCGAGGAGGAGGCGGTCGAGCGCGTCCGCGTCCTGTACGACAGGGGCGTCTTCCGGCGCTTCGGCGCCGTCCTGAACCCGCCGGTCATCGGCTCCTCCACGCTGGCGGCCGTCCGAGCGCCCGAGGATCGGTTCGCCGAGATCGCGGCGGTGATCAACGGCTTCCGGCAGGTGAACCACAACTACCGGCGCGACCACGAGTGGAACATGTGGTTCGTCGTCACCGCGAGCACGCGGGAGCGGCGCGACGGGATCCTCGCGGAGATCGAGGAGCGGACCGGGTGTGACGTGCTGAACCTCCCGATGCTGACCGACTTCTACATCGACCTGGAGTTCCCCGTGTTCAACGACGACGCGTTCGCGCGGGAGTCCATCGAACACACCGAGGCGTCCGCGACGCGGATCTCGGAGGACGCGGTCGGCGGCCTGACGGACCTCGAAGCGAGGGTGCTGCTGGAGATCCAGGACGGGTTCCCGTTGTCGGCGACGCCGTACCGCGACGTCGCGAACGCGGTCGGCGCCGACGTGACCGACGTGCTCGCCGCCGTCGAGCGGCTTCGCGCCGGGGGCTGCATCAAGCGCATCGGCTGCGTGGTGAACCACGTCGTCACGGGCTTCCGGAACAACTGCATGGTCGTCTGGGACGTGCCGGACGACCGGCTGGACGAACTGGGCGAACGGGTCGGGGAGCTCCCGTTCGTCACGCTGTGCTACCACCGGCCGCGCCGGCCCGAACTGGGCTGGAACTACAGCCTGTTCACGATGGTCCACGGCCGGGAGGCGGAAGCGGTGGACGCGAAGATCGACGAACTCGCCGCGGAGTACCTCCCGTTCGACCACGAGCGACTGTACTCGACGGAGACCCTGAAGCAGACCGGCGCCCAGTACGAGGATCTGGTCGGCGCCGAGTGA
- a CDS encoding anthranilate phosphoribosyltransferase, with amino-acid sequence MEQATEEFGEWPLKRLMTEVCGSGPKSADDMTREQATEAMRRIFAGEPDDTTLGAFWLANRWKRNNPEELAAYVDEMCSRVEYARPDADPVDCGANYDGKGETAILGVGAGIVAAGAGTPVVVHSGDRVPTQKQDAYKHVLDELGVTTELDPRESADMVDEAGFGFYYQPSFNPDVHALWERRDTMGVRTFLNTIETLANPADADVHLGSFYHLAFAKKVVDTFERSEFHDLGRVIMFQGMEGYDDIRPGYTKVAEWTAGDGDGAEFTDYEIETPEYGMDFEEADLEVDDVAADSGRIAEEVVSGEREDHWRDAVALNAAFRIYAREDVADLEEGLEVAREAIDDGSAAAVLEDLRAF; translated from the coding sequence ATGGAACAAGCGACCGAGGAGTTCGGGGAGTGGCCCCTCAAACGCCTCATGACGGAGGTCTGCGGCTCGGGTCCGAAGTCGGCCGACGACATGACCCGCGAGCAGGCGACCGAGGCGATGCGGCGCATCTTCGCCGGCGAACCCGACGACACCACGCTCGGGGCGTTCTGGCTGGCGAACCGCTGGAAGCGCAACAACCCGGAGGAACTGGCGGCCTACGTCGACGAGATGTGCTCGCGCGTCGAGTACGCCAGGCCCGACGCCGACCCGGTCGACTGCGGCGCGAACTACGACGGGAAGGGCGAGACGGCCATCCTCGGCGTCGGCGCGGGCATCGTCGCGGCCGGCGCGGGCACCCCGGTCGTCGTCCACTCGGGCGACCGCGTCCCGACCCAGAAGCAGGACGCCTACAAGCACGTCCTCGACGAACTCGGCGTGACGACCGAACTCGACCCCCGGGAATCGGCCGACATGGTCGACGAGGCCGGGTTCGGCTTCTACTACCAGCCGTCGTTCAACCCCGACGTCCACGCGCTGTGGGAGCGCCGGGACACGATGGGCGTGCGGACGTTCCTCAACACGATCGAGACGCTGGCGAACCCCGCCGACGCGGACGTCCACCTCGGGTCGTTCTACCACCTCGCGTTCGCGAAGAAGGTCGTCGACACCTTCGAGCGGTCGGAGTTCCACGACCTCGGCCGCGTCATCATGTTCCAGGGGATGGAGGGGTACGACGACATCCGGCCGGGGTACACCAAGGTGGCCGAGTGGACCGCGGGTGACGGCGACGGCGCGGAGTTCACGGACTACGAGATCGAGACGCCCGAGTACGGGATGGACTTCGAGGAGGCGGACCTCGAGGTGGACGATGTCGCCGCCGACTCGGGCCGCATCGCCGAGGAGGTCGTCTCGGGCGAGCGGGAGGACCACTGGCGCGACGCGGTCGCGCTCAACGCCGCCTTCCGCATCTACGCCCGCGAGGACGTCGCGGACCTGGAGGAGGGGCTCGAGGTCGCCCGGGAGGCGATCGACGACGGGAGCGCCGCGGCCGTCCTCGAGGACCTCCGCGCGTTCTAA
- a CDS encoding hydroxypyruvate isomerase family protein yields the protein MSFPLSANASMTLGHDRPIEAIEHAAALGVDAIEFWDVASADAEAIRAASEEHGVALSASTCVGVAANASGSGPGLTDPSVHDEAVADVERSLELGEAVGVDALVVTVGPARADLPPGTEHRAIVNVLRDAAPAAERAGIDLVLEPLNTRVDHPGYYLESSYEAYEIVDAVDSPAVSVLFDVYHQQVTEGNVIANLRAHVDFVGYVHVADVPGRHEPGTGELNYERVFAALDDVGYEGYVGLEYAPSRPVDETVEDVLDIRPA from the coding sequence GTGAGCTTCCCGCTGAGCGCGAACGCGTCGATGACGCTCGGGCACGACCGGCCGATCGAGGCGATCGAACACGCGGCGGCGCTCGGCGTCGACGCGATCGAGTTCTGGGACGTCGCGAGCGCAGACGCCGAGGCGATCCGCGCGGCCAGCGAGGAGCACGGCGTCGCGCTCTCGGCGTCGACCTGCGTCGGCGTCGCCGCGAACGCGAGCGGCAGCGGACCGGGGCTCACCGACCCCTCCGTGCACGACGAGGCCGTCGCGGACGTCGAGCGCTCTCTGGAACTGGGGGAGGCCGTCGGCGTCGACGCGCTCGTCGTCACCGTCGGCCCTGCGCGGGCGGACCTCCCGCCGGGGACCGAACACCGGGCCATCGTCAACGTACTCCGCGACGCGGCGCCCGCGGCGGAACGGGCGGGGATCGACCTCGTCCTCGAGCCGCTCAACACGCGCGTCGACCACCCTGGCTACTACCTGGAGTCGTCGTACGAGGCGTACGAGATCGTCGACGCGGTGGACAGCCCGGCCGTCTCGGTGCTGTTCGACGTGTACCACCAGCAGGTCACCGAGGGGAACGTGATCGCGAACCTCCGGGCGCACGTCGACTTCGTCGGGTACGTCCACGTCGCGGACGTACCAGGGCGACACGAGCCGGGGACCGGCGAGCTCAACTACGAGCGCGTGTTCGCGGCGCTCGACGACGTCGGGTACGAGGGGTACGTCGGGCTGGAGTACGCACCAAGCCGACCGGTCGACGAGACGGTCGAGGACGTGCTCGACATCCGTCCTGCCTGA